In the Neodiprion virginianus isolate iyNeoVirg1 chromosome 2, iyNeoVirg1.1, whole genome shotgun sequence genome, AATGTATCGCGGTTCCGTAATGAAGAATAATGATCCCGATTTCAATCAGTATTAATCTGTTCTTAAGATGGTCATTATGTTTTTCTGATATCCTTATTCCACGTCGTTATCACTGCGGGAATCGGGACATCAGAAATTCAGTAATCCGGTTGATTAAGATCTTAAAACCAATTTATAATGTGCAACAGTCACGCATTTGTTGTCATCGTAGagagtatatgtataattatcaggtACGCGTTAGATACGGCTTTTACCTCTCAAGGACGAATTAACTGTAAGttaaagtatgaaaaattagaaaaaaggagaaaccTCATTTCAAAAACCCCCAGAAATGTTATGTGattcaataatttaaaaaatgattctatAACTATCAAGAACGTTCAAGACGATTTTCAaccttatattttttatatgatcgTAATGTTTGCGGGCTTATTTTGCTCGTTGACCAGATACTCATAAATTATCTGAGGAACATTAAAGAAATCTTACGTTGTATTGCGATTAGAACGCGCAAATGTAATCGCTGACGAACATCTGTTAAAACATACTTGGacaaatctatttttattcaatttagaGATgcttaggttaggttaggatTAGATTAGCAAAACATCTATTTTGCCGTATTCAAACATACGTTTGATAACAGTAAATAAACTCTCCTCTCAGCGCAAGGTCGCAAGCTatatcaaaacaaaattcaagatcTTGACTTGCGCATTTCGATCGCCATCTCGTCAAGATCTGAATTTAATTCCCAGTGGGGATTCAATTGGCGCTCTGTCGTTGAGTATAAGGTGAGAGTCGTTAAACGTGTTTTGCATAAGTACTCTGCAGTTAGGCGGGACAAGATGCGGTCCAAGGAAAAACACATTGACGATGGTATGTATACAGTTCTCATATCGAAGAAAATTGCGTTCCACATCACTTTTCAAGTTTAATCTATTTTCAATTGTGAGATGCTTATCGCGTATCACTGTCAATTAAAAACCCATGCACGGACATGggtgatttaaaaaaactaCTTTAACACATACTTGTCACCATGGGATGCATTTCACAGTCCAACCTGCGACCGTGGATCAGCATTTCAGGATACTTGTAGCCGACGAAGACACCATCGACTACGATGAGTCTGAGCAAGTTACTCCAGCGGATCTTCCCGAGTGGTATGATGCAAAATTGTACAAAGCGTAAGTGTTAAGCTCGAGTTTCAATGTTGGGTTAGTGATGATTTGGAAATTTGGTTCGATGATCTAAATTCCGTTTGACATCGCAGAGGGCAAGATTACTACCGTTCCAACAGCCTTGGATTAACCACTGCGATCATATGTGGTCTTGTAGCTGTGCTGGCTGTTCCTTCGATCCTGAAGGTCGGTATTATAGTATTTATGAAGCATTCCGCGATGTAACTTGTAACTTGAGAAGAAAGATGAAATGCGTTCGTGCCGATACCGCGCCTTTCGGTATCGTCGTTACTCTTCGGCTGTATTCTTGAAATCGTCCGATTGCGCTTCATTGCAGGTTCTCATCTATACCAAAAAGAGTGGAACGGCATGCGCAGCGTTCAAAAGATATCTCGAAACAAGTTTGCATACTCGAGCGTGGTACATGGCGGATTTGAACGTTATTAATTCGGAGTAAGTGAACGGAGCTTGACTTCGTTACCTTGCGTTAAGTATCGGTTGCTACAAGTAGCAGAATAACCGTAAGCTCAATCATGTCTGACCTCGGGTTATCCGAATCTGGCCCAGTTGGTTCAAGTCAACGAATACAGTTCGCTGGAAGCATTGCCTCGCAAATCGACGAGCCCTCCGAGATGGAATCGGGGGAATCACTCATCGGGACATGGCGCTCACTCAGTATGGTATGATCGGCTACGTTCTGCTCGAACCGGAATCTTTGGGTCTGACAAACACCAAGGATCAGCGAGAGGGAATCAACCACGTGTTGAGAGTCGTTGGACATATGCTTGGCATTTCAGATCGGTAAACTGTCATTCCTATAAATGTAACTGAGAAACCAATTCAATTGCATGGAAAGAATGCACGCACCGATAaatatggggcattccactTGACGTCGGTAAACGGTTGatcgtgatattttttattttcaccaaggATTTTTCCTACGCTAGTACGTCCCTTGAAAAACtgcaaaagaaaattttcaaattattttaatcactAGTCTTTAACccgtgattttttaaaaccatCTCAAAAACACCCaaacttatttttatcattttatattaACATGTATGACTCGTGCTGCAGATTGAACATTTGTCGGAAGAACGAAGCTGAAACTACGGCATTGTGTAGAAGATTGCAAGCCGAGGTATTCGGCAAGTACTTCGAAGAAGTTCCTCCGAATTTTGTCGACATGGTGACAGCGCTGCTGGATGGGATGTGGAGCATCGACATGAGCATAGATACCGGGTCCATTTTTGCTTTCAGTTACAAGTTGAACAGAGTGCCATGTGGGTTATCATTTCTGTGTTATTTTATCACCAGGTTTATACTCCGAGACAGGGGGTGATTATCTAATCGCCTTAATGTTTTTTCAGATACAAAACCTCTGAGCACGTATAGCTGGCTGGTACTCAAATACCGCGAAGCATCTCACAAACTGTGTGGTAATTATAATTGCCTGGAATTAATGacgaaattcaattattcgcAACGTTCAGAAACATGTTATACAAAATTGCCAAACATGAATTCGATTCGTTCACGCCTTTGACGAATGCGATAATTAGCCAAAATCCAACTGCGTTAAGGTGGACTTTGCTTTTACACGGCTGAAAATACCGCTTTATTTCAGCATTTTTCGTCGATTAAATTCGAGCTTTGCACATGCATTTGTTATGTATTattagaaaatattgtgtaattACCTGAATACATAACAAATATATGTGGAAAGCTCGAATTTAATCGACCGTATAGTTTCGTCaggaaaaattctcaaataagACATTATTTTATGCTTGGAGAAAGCAAATCCTCCCTTAATTTTAATGacatagaaagaaaataaacaccTTATAAGTGATCGCAGCAGTTGAAATGACCAGTGACGAGTGGCTGTAAAGATTCTATTGACATAAATTGAAACGTTTCTTCACTGGTTCATAAAATCACTTACTCGTACATAGATGTACTTTGTCACACAATGTTACGTTTCTCATTGTATCGAGGTTTTTGGTTTTgcataattatcattttatcgCTTTCAGGAACTCCCGGCATCGGTGTCTTTGTTCGTGcgtattacaattttttaataaactttAATTTCCTGCTGATAAAGAAATGGCCGGTAATAGCTTGGCTTCAGTACGGCTTTGAACAGTCCAAGATATATCTGTACCCGCAACTGCAGAAGTAAGAAAATTTCGCatagaaattttatatacTACTAACATTAGTTTTTATTACATTCATTTAAGGggtatcaaattattatatacctataaaatATGATAACCATTGACGCAAGATTCAATACGGTCAGAAGTAATTTCGAAGTATATATTGACAaaagaatattgaaatgaTTATTGATTCTTTGAATaagataattaaatttcaaagacTGCAacttttcgaatgaaaaatttggattGATGTATTGTGCACTGTTCAATAATAGTAAGTACTTTTAAGCAATTCTTTGACAAGAATTTTTGAGCTATTATTTCACGCatcgattttttatcattattttatacgtaatGTGACGTTGTGTAGAGAATGTGACTGAAAATATACGATAATGCGTTATTCagttttttgcatttcataaaaatttccgGCAAGGCAAAGAGAAAAGAACTCAAGGCGtttgttataaattatataattttactAATATAATAACTAGTAAAATGTGCCAACTGTGCGTTTGCCATTCTGCAACCTTAACACTTGGGCGAACAACCCCCGCAACTGTTCGAAAACttgcgtatatatacataatatataactCAATTATAACCCCTTTAAATTTACACGGAAAAAATGATCAATATATACAAATCCAGGCAATATAAAAATAACTGCGCGATCAATTGCACATGAATATATGCAGTCGTCGATATTCcgttataaacaattatttataactatagtataaatatatttacacgtatCGAATCGTGAGTCGAACATACTTCTAATTATAATATCAGAGTCGATGACTCGTTTGCAGCAGCTGTACGATTCAGGAACGTTTCGTCATCTGGGAGGAATAATTTAGAGTCAAAGCTCGAATCGTTTCTCATTTCGCATATTGCTCCTTCAATACTCTCCTTAAAATCTTTCCGGAAGGATTTTTTGGTATGGTATCAACGAAGATGACACCGcctgaaaaaatgaattatggaaaataattAGGCAAAATATCacatgtgtgcgtgtgtcAGTGTGCGCAGGTAACATTGACATGAAAGATGTTAAGACCTTTCAGTTCCTTATACTCGGAAACTTTTCCCTTGACAAAGTCTTGCACATCCTTTTCTTTGAGTGTTTTATCCTTTTTGAGCAGGACAAACGCCCTCGGTAATTCTCCGCTTCGTTCGTCCGGAATACCGATAACAGCGGCTTCCTCAATGTCCGGGTGCGTTCTGAGCAAGGCTTCAAGTTCCGCTGGTGGAACctgacgatgaaaaatgaattgaaattgttagAATTGTCCCTGCCCCACCCACCGAGTATTAGTACACAATCAACTCATATTTCACTGATTGCCGGATGACTGAATATGAATgttctgatttttttataatagtTATCATTTTGTTAGCACTTCTTGTCAGTTTaaaagtaattgaatttttgagCCACTGTCTTTTCTGTAACCCACCCATCGCTTCGTAAGTGAATTACCTGGAAGCCTTTGACCTTGATGAGTTCTTTCAGTCTATCGGTGATATAAAAGTCGAGTTCCTCATCGAAGTAGGCGATGTCCCCTGTTTTCAGCCATCCGTCCGGTGTAAGGGTGTTCTTAGTTGCCTCCTCGTTGTTGTAGTAACCCTTCATCACGTGGTCACCGCGGACCCAAAGTTCCCCAGTTTTTCCGGGGGTTACGATGTCCTCCTGGGTCGACAGGTCAATCAGCCGAGCTTCGGTGTCGCAGATCGGGTTCCCGATGCTGGCGTATTTTTTCGACTTGAGTGTTTGCAAAAACGTAACCGGTGAGCTTTCCGTGAGTCCGTAACCTGAATGACAGGAAAGAAGAACGCCGTTCGATATAAGGAAGCCAGATGTGACGAAGATATTGTCCGATGATTTTTCTTTAGAATTAGTAATCTTCACCTTGGATGAACTGCAGTTTCGTTTCGTCAATGCCGAATCGATGATAAAACCTCTCAACGTCGGTACCGGCAAGAGGAGCAGCGCCGCTCGTCATCGCGTGAATTGATTCGATGTGTTTCTTTGCAACCATCGGGGCTGTGGCCAGAAACAGAAGTAGCGGAGGCACGAGGAAGAAACATGTAACCTGAATCGCATGGATGTCGAGTGCGGTGTAAAGACGGCGAGACACTGggatccttttttttttttttttaaaggatAAAGTGCTTGCTTACCTTGTTTTGTTCAAAAACGTCTATGAACCCTTGCGGCGTGAATTTCGGGAGAGTGATTAACTGTACTCCCAGTTTCAAATTTGGCAGCATTACACCGTTCATTCCGTATATGTGAAAAGTAGGGAGTAACAATGGCGCGATTTCCTGATGAGTCTCTGAAAAGGCGAGTCACTTTACAATCCAGAGATTTGCGTAGACCTGAAATACAATTACTCCgagaatgattaaaaattacaagatGACTCTTTAAAGGGGTAATTCGTTAATACCTTGGCAATCAATCTCATTTTAACCTTTTTTTACTGTGGAATTATCAATAACAAATTTACAGAATAGACAGAGGCGTGATTTCCCCGTTGAAAGTTGTCCGGAATATTATGCCTGTATAGACGATTTTAATTCCAAGATACAACTATTCCACATAAAGTACGAAGACCTGCTGAACACCTGGCTAATTTCacgaaaattgttttaccATATAATTGGCATGCAAGTTTGAGCCCGTAGAAAAACCAATATGGCGTCTGTTTCGCACGCTTGCGTTTGTATTTGCGGGGTAAAATCGCTCCCGGCACTGATCAATTACTCAGCTTTGTTTCATGCCCAACAAAATGATGGCAAGAGTGTTCTCGTTATAATTCAACGTTCGATGAAAACTTGGGAGCTCATATTTCAGGTTGTGAAAGTCACGCGCGTTACTTGTTTCACGCCGATTGTCACTTACCGGTAGTTTCTTTCCACACGTTATCGTCAGTACTAGCCTTCACTTGTTGTATGTTGGCGATCAAATTTCTATGGGACAACATCACGCCTTTGGAAAGGCCTGTCGTACCGCTGGAGTACGGTAAAACGACTACGTCGTCAAAATTCCATGGATGGTTTGGCACTGGCGGCAATGACTTTCCTCTATCGATGAGATCCTTCGGTGAAATAACAGATGAATTATGAGAAATTTCACGTTCAAAGTAACATCGGAGTTTCCCATAacttgtagaaaataaaattggtcATAAATTGGGTAAGATTTGTTGATCAGTGtctatattttcaaaataatacgcttgaaaattttacaaccaagtgtaaaaatttgtaatatctTCACTAATTCAATTGCATGAAATTCTGTATCCAAGTTATTCACGGTATGTAAAATTACGCGTACGTGTTATCGGAAAAGAAGTATTCGATGTTCTCGTTTTCACATGACACTGAGGATATAATAAGTATACTGGATGTCGCCTTGAATGACACGGATTCGTACGAAAATTTCTCGTTaatattttgacaatttatgaaaaacaaaagaaaagagcAATAAGAATCCGACATACTTACGATAAGTAAATTATTCGCGAGTTACTCTGTTGATAACTAATCAAGCCATAATTAaactaaaattcataaaacatCTGTGAAAAATTACTGATCTAAGTAAAAACGATTCAACCGTCCACAGCGTATACTTTGGGTGATTACATACGCTGAGCTAACAACAATCAGATTAGATGAAATCATCGATCAGAAAACATTCGTTATCTCTGTTGTTATGACAAGTGTGAAGTGTGTACAAAGATATCCATTCATTCACACGCGCTTATTGTACGCCGTGCGAGATACGCAATCTCGTAATACGTACGTTGCTTGAAATCCAACAACACACTCGGTAGCTGCTTTGTAATTCTCGAATTAGTTTAAGGGGGGAGCCTGCTTTagaggcttcaaaaaatctatttttttttttgcataaatgtcttcccaaactatccaagaatgtatccctaaaatttcagacgcaaattcgaaatattttcggagttacagaagaaatagTGAGCAAGCGTCGAGCAGGTATACGAGcgattttttgaagttttcaaccagttttttgaagagtctAAAGGGCAACTCTATGGACCAGGAATCGCTGATTAGCATATTAATGCGGtaagttcaagaaaattacgacTTTTTATAAACGAAAACTTTGACACATGATTTCccggtttttcatttttacgatttttcccAATTGGCGGGAAAGATACGGAAAAAACTAAACGTCCTATCGAAACGAGACAAATTGCATTGTACTCGGGATTAAATTCTCTTCTAGTTGAACCTCAAAAACCTTAAGAAAGTTAAGATTAACCcactttttaaacaatctgaagtgaattttttaataaaaaaaaaaatgaattttttttttaatttgcgaaaagttgttgaatttttcactttttgttgtattttctTGGTTCAACTAGAAGCTATACTATTgagaagcaaaaatttttttgggttCTTCGTTTCAGACGGAAATTGCGACCTGCACCTTTCCCGCCGCACGACAAATGCAGACTCGAGACGCCTCGGTGAAATGCTTGTACCAGGCATAATATGACATATatcttgatgaaaaaatttaagaagaCTGCTgaaatatataacaataaaacttGAAAGTTTCGTTTCAATCGGATATTGCTTTCCTTcccaaaaaaattcttgaaaaaatcgattttgtgAAGCCTCTAAAGCAGGCTCCCCCCTTAACCGACCGACGCGTTGGACTTTGAAGCCGTAAGTCAATTTGCATTTGAGTATTTTAAGTGGGTGTAGAGAAGTAAGTAGGTGCAAGGTGCAAGGTCGCACAGGCTGGCTTACGAGCAATGCGATCTTACCTTGAAAGGTATCGATTCCGACGGCACAGGTAACGTCGCGTCGTCGATTACAATGAACGGAGATTTTGACGGGAGCGTTTCGCGGGTTGCATTCAGTACCACAGGCGCTATTTCAGCGTTAGTGATTACACCCTTAGCTCCGGAATTTATCAACTGCCTTCTtatttcatctgaaaaatattaagtTATATGTCAGCACACTGCGATGCATGCCGTGCAGACATGAAGATATTTATCTGCTGGCACATTTAGACACGATCAATGTATCGATATACTTTGATAGGTGCTGATTATAACTGTTTGctgttcttctttttattctgGTCTTTCCCTGgtggaaataatttctacgCCTAACTACGAATTTGACTTTACGGTTAAGTAGAGATTTTGGACGAGTTTTGGATGTTTTCCCTGAACAAACCGTAAGATTTACAAtaataggaagaaaaaactgaTCACAAGCGTTGCgtcaaacaaaaataaatttccttctctttctcgtAGCTACAGTTTTTCTTCGCAGAACCCCGGATGCGGTTTGGAAATTCTCATTCATATACGCATGTAATAAAACAGACTGCAATAGCGTGGTCAAAAACAGGAAGAttctataatataatacaataaattctgcggacaataaaaaaaaaaaaaatcttccgtGCACTATTACATAGTAACGTTTAGTATTTCGTGATAAATTAAAGACTTAGTTGAGTTGTCAAGAAATAGTTGAGGAAGAAAATGGTCAAAAGTGTAATGGATTACCAACTGTGTAATGTGGATTTACGGTAGTTACGATGAGTCCGGCTTCAACTGATCCTAGAAAAGCGATAGCAGTTTCGGGCAGGTTCGGTAGAACCAGAGCGATGACGTCGCCGGCCTTAAACCCCATATTTAGAAGGCTTCTTGCAACCCAATTCGACGCATCTCTGGCACCGGCGTACGTGTAACGACGTCCAGTGACGCCACATTTctgtgaattgaaaaaaaaaaaaaaaaaaatgtctgttaACCTAATTACAGTCACATTCATATTTTATGCGTAGGTATATTGCATAAATGAATTATCGTGTAATGAGTTATTCGCTGAATTGgtaaatgagaaattttcacctaGATATGAACGGAAGAGAATTCACGTAGCGTTCTGTACCATGAAAAATCTAGGcggtataaatatttgatttatCATCGCGTATTTGTTGTTTACTTTTTATCCTGGAATTCGTGCTAATCGTATTTGTGTAAGGCTATAAACCCAAATTAAAACATGACAGTAAACACTTATACAGATATAGGAATCGACGAATTGATTGTGAATCGCGAGTTCTTATCTTATAAATTTCTACACACTTGCGGATTGAAATTTGGAGTTTGGAACTGGTTGTTTGGACTTTCGCCTTAATCATTACAAGCATGATTGTCGAAAGTATCAAATCTCCGAATGACGTTGttacttttatatttatacacaggCAAATTGTGTCTATACCAAGAATATTGTTTTAGCggtgtttgtttttatttttaaacatattttttttctgtacggTGTATACAGCATTTGTTTGTGTGAATTATTGCGAAATCGTTGATAAATTtgagatatttcatttttgataACGACTTTGTCGCGGTTTTATGATGAGataaaactttaaaattacTCGTGTCTTCGGTCAATTTGAACTTTATAAACAAACTTGAATAATcgttgtttcaaaattttaaacatgTACATTACACGTTAAATTTGATTCATTCGGTAATCGCATCAAATTGTTCTTGTAATTTCGTGTATTAGTATTAACTCCGCGATATTTTAATACATCTTTGCGGAAAACGATTGCATGAAATGAAAGAACAGAACACATAACGTAATCAATCGTAGGGATTCGGATTAAAACAAACTTCCACAAGAAGAAAATTACCAAGCTTCTGCAGAACTactcgtataatatatttgcaTTGCGTTATCGTTTGCTGGGGTGTAATAAATTCAGTCATCCTTATCTGTCACAATACGAAGACTGTACGTAGAGTCTGATCATTCAGCGGCAGTTAAAATTTCCGTATCGTctaaaattatcattaaaaTGTAATGTTATGCAGTTTGTTTTCAGCTATCGTCTTTTGAAGCCTTCGTCCGCCAcggtatacataatattatataatattataaataattttactcgtaTATGCAAATCATATATATCTACCTACCTATGCGTATAATACCTGACGCGTAACAACTTGAGTTACGAAATAGTTATTTAACCTGTGCATTATAAAGTCCAAGAGAATTAAATCAGTCACGGTCGTTACCCATACATTATACTCCAGGATGGTAAATGCACAGTTTATGCATTCGATATACTCGTTTGTGCAGCTTGTGCAggttgttttttaaaaaacgatacaaaca is a window encoding:
- the LOC124298156 gene encoding uncharacterized protein LOC124298156, which translates into the protein MRSKEKHIDDVQPATVDQHFRILVADEDTIDYDESEQVTPADLPEWYDAKLYKAGQDYYRSNSLGLTTAIICGLVAVLAVPSILKVLIYTKKSGTACAAFKRYLETSLHTRAWYMADLNVINSDWFKSTNTVRWKHCLANRRALRDGIGGITHRDMALTQYGMIGYVLLEPESLGLTNTKDQREGINHVLRVVGHMLGISDRLNICRKNEAETTALCRRLQAEVFGKYFEEVPPNFVDMVTALLDGMWSIDMSIDTGSIFAFSYKLNRVPYTKPLSTYSWLVLKYREASHKLCGTPGIGVFVRAYYNFLINFNFLLIKKWPVIAWLQYGFEQSKIYLYPQLQK
- the LOC124298151 gene encoding 4-coumarate--CoA ligase 1-like isoform X1; translated protein: MTTLRRGTRRMWNLMENGKIIRDSSSRSMSTEPRRTRIQEGKNGEKIFKSPFNNINYPTMPLHEFVWENTGKWGDKVALKCGVTGRRYTYAGARDASNWVARSLLNMGFKAGDVIALVLPNLPETAIAFLGSVEAGLIVTTVNPHYTVDEIRRQLINSGAKGVITNAEIAPVVLNATRETLPSKSPFIVIDDATLPVPSESIPFKDLIDRGKSLPPVPNHPWNFDDVVVLPYSSGTTGLSKGVMLSHRNLIANIQQVKASTDDNVWKETTETHQEIAPLLLPTFHIYGMNGVMLPNLKLGVQLITLPKFTPQGFIDVFEQNKVTCFFLVPPLLLFLATAPMVAKKHIESIHAMTSGAAPLAGTDVERFYHRFGIDETKLQFIQGYGLTESSPVTFLQTLKSKKYASIGNPICDTEARLIDLSTQEDIVTPGKTGELWVRGDHVMKGYYNNEEATKNTLTPDGWLKTGDIAYFDEELDFYITDRLKELIKVKGFQVPPAELEALLRTHPDIEEAAVIGIPDERSGELPRAFVLLKKDKTLKEKDVQDFVKGKVSEYKELKGGVIFVDTIPKNPSGKILRRVLKEQYAK
- the LOC124298151 gene encoding 4-coumarate--CoA ligase 1-like isoform X2 — protein: MGFKAGDVIALVLPNLPETAIAFLGSVEAGLIVTTVNPHYTVDEIRRQLINSGAKGVITNAEIAPVVLNATRETLPSKSPFIVIDDATLPVPSESIPFKDLIDRGKSLPPVPNHPWNFDDVVVLPYSSGTTGLSKGVMLSHRNLIANIQQVKASTDDNVWKETTETHQEIAPLLLPTFHIYGMNGVMLPNLKLGVQLITLPKFTPQGFIDVFEQNKVTCFFLVPPLLLFLATAPMVAKKHIESIHAMTSGAAPLAGTDVERFYHRFGIDETKLQFIQGYGLTESSPVTFLQTLKSKKYASIGNPICDTEARLIDLSTQEDIVTPGKTGELWVRGDHVMKGYYNNEEATKNTLTPDGWLKTGDIAYFDEELDFYITDRLKELIKVKGFQVPPAELEALLRTHPDIEEAAVIGIPDERSGELPRAFVLLKKDKTLKEKDVQDFVKGKVSEYKELKGGVIFVDTIPKNPSGKILRRVLKEQYAK